In Microbacterium binotii, one DNA window encodes the following:
- a CDS encoding LCP family protein translates to MQALSIAAVAVVVGIASAAGVVGFHLWDAAATIQDNAVDIGNDGDPALPPGLGEIEGGVNLLLVGTDSCEGQDLALFPRCGIDDDGGERNDVTMLVHISDAPRRVTVVSIPRDTFVPIAECQDSDGNTVGGGTEKINASYMYGGLPCTVRTVEELTGEDIQFAAAIRWTGVINLSDAVGGVDVCVQGDISDRHTGLVLTAGTHTLQGVQALQFLRIRHGIGDGSDLGRISNQQQFMSSLVRKLQGDAVFGDAGKLLNFANVAMTQVREKQLVLDKQLANPTRMAQIAMALKDVPFEDIVFVQYPAAYSGDGLVPISGAADELFAALRENRPLQLTGEASGGFGVEVTGEVPDTATPDPAATPPAPAATEGGEALPSDTAVELPSSISGQNASQVTCTVPQK, encoded by the coding sequence GTGCAGGCGTTGTCGATCGCGGCCGTTGCCGTGGTCGTCGGCATCGCCTCGGCCGCGGGCGTCGTCGGCTTCCACCTCTGGGATGCCGCAGCCACCATCCAGGACAACGCCGTCGACATCGGTAATGACGGCGACCCCGCTCTGCCTCCCGGCCTCGGCGAGATCGAAGGTGGGGTGAACCTCCTGCTCGTGGGCACCGACTCATGCGAGGGGCAGGATCTCGCCCTGTTCCCGCGGTGCGGCATCGACGATGACGGTGGCGAGCGCAACGACGTGACGATGCTTGTCCACATCAGCGATGCGCCGCGCCGAGTGACGGTCGTGTCCATCCCGCGCGACACCTTCGTGCCGATCGCCGAGTGCCAGGACTCCGACGGCAACACGGTGGGCGGCGGCACGGAGAAGATCAACGCGTCCTACATGTACGGCGGCCTGCCGTGCACCGTGCGCACCGTCGAGGAACTCACCGGCGAAGACATCCAGTTCGCGGCCGCCATCCGCTGGACCGGCGTGATCAACCTTTCCGACGCCGTCGGCGGCGTCGACGTCTGCGTGCAGGGCGACATCTCCGACCGGCACACCGGCCTCGTGCTCACCGCCGGAACGCACACGCTGCAGGGGGTTCAGGCGCTGCAGTTCCTGCGTATCCGTCACGGCATCGGCGACGGTTCGGACCTCGGCCGGATCTCGAACCAGCAGCAGTTCATGTCGTCGCTCGTGCGCAAGCTGCAGGGCGACGCCGTCTTCGGGGATGCGGGCAAGCTGCTGAACTTCGCGAACGTCGCCATGACGCAGGTGCGCGAGAAGCAGCTCGTGCTCGACAAGCAGCTCGCCAACCCGACGCGCATGGCACAGATCGCGATGGCCCTGAAGGATGTCCCGTTCGAGGACATCGTCTTCGTCCAGTACCCGGCGGCCTACTCGGGCGACGGTCTCGTTCCGATCTCGGGTGCGGCGGACGAGCTCTTCGCCGCACTCCGCGAGAACCGCCCGCTTCAGCTCACGGGTGAGGCCAGTGGCGGCTTCGGCGTCGAGGTCACGGGCGAGGTGCCCGACACCGCTACTCCGGATCCCGCCGCGACTCCTCCCGCCCCTGCGGCGACGGAGGGCGGCGAGGCGCTCCCGTCAGACACGGCGGTCGAGCTGCCGTCGTCGATCTCGGGCCAGAACGCGAGCCAGGTGACCTGCACCGTTCCGCAGAAGTAG
- a CDS encoding YoaK family protein, with product MDPKHLVSSAALALLAGFVDGFAFVMLGGFFVSFMSGNTTQASAELTGGAWGAAGYAGLLVAAFVAGGVTGTAVSIRARSRGVMTLVALTLLVAAVLAGIGHVPAAGPVLAAAMGATNAVHSRDGAAPFGITYMTGQLMKLAENIVAAFRGGDRRAWMRHLALWVAIAAGAIGGAAAARLVGPAALWLPAVAATATAATLVLRRRVPSADVR from the coding sequence GTGGACCCGAAACACCTCGTCAGTTCGGCGGCGCTCGCGCTGCTGGCCGGTTTCGTCGACGGCTTCGCGTTCGTGATGCTCGGCGGTTTCTTCGTGTCGTTCATGAGCGGCAACACGACACAGGCCTCGGCGGAACTGACGGGCGGTGCGTGGGGCGCCGCAGGATACGCGGGACTGCTCGTCGCGGCCTTCGTCGCCGGCGGGGTCACGGGCACCGCCGTGTCGATCCGCGCACGGTCACGCGGCGTCATGACCCTCGTCGCACTCACGCTGCTCGTCGCCGCGGTTCTGGCCGGGATCGGTCACGTGCCGGCGGCGGGGCCGGTCCTCGCGGCCGCGATGGGCGCCACGAACGCCGTGCACTCCCGCGACGGCGCCGCCCCCTTCGGCATCACGTATATGACAGGGCAGCTCATGAAGCTCGCCGAGAACATCGTCGCCGCCTTCCGCGGCGGCGACCGGCGCGCATGGATGCGGCACCTCGCACTGTGGGTCGCGATCGCGGCCGGTGCGATCGGAGGCGCTGCCGCGGCACGCCTCGTGGGCCCCGCCGCGCTCTGGCTTCCCGCGGTCGCCGCCACCGCCACGGCGGCCACCCTCGTCCTGCGGCGACGAGTCCCGTCGGCGGACGTCAGGTGA